Proteins from a single region of Thermodesulfatator atlanticus DSM 21156:
- a CDS encoding SAM hydrolase/SAM-dependent halogenase family protein, which translates to MAIVLLTDFGVRDHYVAVMKGVIKSIFPAADIIDLSHEVPPQDVASGAYLLGVSYRYFPEGSIFVAVVDPGVGTERKGILVSASRYFFIGPDNGLFTLVLEREKEFSAWELKNKAYFRKEVSHTFHGRDIFAPVAAHLAKGVEPSSFGPKAKEIVRLPWPKIKKDEKIIVGTIIYVDRFGNLITNIHETDLAGKEIKKVSYKGLEIPFLKTYGLAPKGTPLALIGSEGYLEIAVSEGSALARFGKEGQVYVELA; encoded by the coding sequence ATGGCTATTGTCTTGCTAACGGATTTTGGCGTAAGAGACCATTACGTGGCGGTGATGAAGGGGGTCATTAAGTCTATCTTTCCCGCCGCAGATATTATTGACCTATCCCATGAGGTACCCCCTCAGGATGTAGCTAGCGGGGCCTATCTTTTGGGGGTTTCTTATCGTTATTTCCCAGAGGGTAGCATTTTTGTGGCGGTGGTGGACCCTGGCGTTGGCACAGAACGAAAAGGCATTCTTGTCTCAGCGAGCAGGTATTTTTTTATTGGCCCGGACAATGGCCTTTTTACTTTGGTATTAGAGCGCGAAAAAGAGTTTTCGGCCTGGGAGCTCAAGAATAAGGCCTATTTTCGCAAAGAAGTGAGCCATACCTTCCACGGCCGTGATATTTTTGCACCGGTGGCAGCTCACCTGGCAAAAGGGGTTGAGCCTTCTTCTTTTGGCCCTAAGGCCAAAGAAATAGTGAGGCTTCCCTGGCCCAAGATTAAAAAAGACGAAAAAATTATAGTCGGGACGATAATTTATGTAGACCGCTTCGGAAATCTCATTACCAATATCCACGAAACTGACCTTGCCGGAAAAGAAATAAAAAAAGTCAGCTACAAAGGCCTTGAAATACCTTTTCTTAAGACGTATGGGCTAGCTCCTAAAGGCACTCCCCTTGCTCTTATCGGAAGCGAAGGTTACCTTGAAATCGCAGTCTCGGAAGGAAGTGCCCTAGCACGCTTTGGCAAAGAAGGCCAGGTTTATGTGGAACTTGCCTGA